In Candidatus Sodalis pierantonius str. SOPE, one DNA window encodes the following:
- the zapB gene encoding cell division protein ZapB: MAFEVFEKLEAKVQQAIDTITLLQMEIEELKEKNTSLSQEVQQAQSNRESLVNENEQLKQEQHVWQERLRGLLSKMDEV; this comes from the coding sequence ATGGCATTTGAAGTATTTGAGAAACTGGAAGCGAAAGTCCAACAGGCTATTGATACCATCACGCTTCTGCAGATGGAAATCGAGGAGCTAAAAGAAAAGAACACGAGCCTGAGCCAGGAAGTGCAGCAAGCGCAGAGCAACCGTGAGTCGCTGGTAAATGAAAACGAGCAGCTAAAGCAGGAGCAGCATGTGTGGCAAGAGCGCTTGCGCGGCCTGTTGAGCAAAATGGATGAGGTTTGA